In a genomic window of Methanogenium sp. S4BF:
- a CDS encoding helix-turn-helix domain-containing protein yields MRMEKVMVFTEEDEEFSNLLTEIGLKRNVAKVLIYLAMTEEATSREIERSSDLRQPEVSIAMRTLKENEWIESRESKAESKGRPVKIYCLSKPITEIMDMIEKNKREEVENQLKLIQKIRIHLQNQQTISN; encoded by the coding sequence ATGAGAATGGAAAAAGTTATGGTCTTCACCGAAGAAGACGAAGAATTTTCAAATCTTCTTACTGAAATAGGGTTGAAACGGAATGTTGCCAAGGTTCTTATTTATCTTGCAATGACAGAAGAAGCAACCTCACGGGAGATAGAGCGAAGCAGTGATCTTCGCCAGCCGGAAGTCAGCATTGCGATGCGTACCTTAAAAGAGAACGAATGGATTGAAAGCCGGGAATCAAAAGCAGAGAGTAAGGGACGGCCGGTGAAAATATACTGCCTGTCAAAACCAATTACCGAAATAATGGATATGATTGAGAAAAACAAACGAGAAGAAGTTGAAAATCAATTGAAGCTGATTCAGAAGATACGGATTCACCTTCAGAATCAGCAGACTATTTCAAATTAA
- the rpiA gene encoding ribose-5-phosphate isomerase RpiA, translating into MGMTSQSAIESDQILAKKNAGYFAAELVEDGMVVGLGTGSTVFYAMEILAEKIRNGMKIVGIPTSYQAECRAREYGIPLATLHDYSELDIAIDGADQIDPKGNLIKGRGAAQTQERCVASASRLFVVVADASKKTARLTAPVPVEVIPSAASLAAKQLREMGGNPQVREGVKKDGPVITDNGNWIIDCTFSEITDPLALEIQINNIPGVLSCGIFAEFIGKSKIVIGNRESAEILLI; encoded by the coding sequence ATGGGTATGACTTCCCAATCGGCGATAGAATCGGATCAGATTCTTGCAAAGAAAAATGCCGGATATTTTGCTGCAGAACTGGTTGAAGACGGAATGGTTGTTGGACTTGGCACCGGGTCAACGGTATTTTATGCAATGGAGATACTGGCTGAAAAGATCCGGAATGGGATGAAGATTGTCGGAATTCCGACATCATATCAGGCAGAGTGCCGGGCGCGTGAATATGGGATTCCTCTTGCGACCCTGCATGACTACTCAGAACTGGATATTGCCATTGACGGAGCTGATCAGATAGACCCCAAAGGGAATCTGATAAAGGGGAGGGGTGCTGCCCAGACTCAGGAACGGTGCGTCGCTTCTGCATCACGCCTCTTTGTTGTTGTAGCAGATGCAAGCAAGAAAACCGCAAGGTTAACTGCACCCGTGCCTGTTGAGGTCATCCCGTCTGCTGCTTCACTTGCGGCAAAACAGCTGCGTGAAATGGGGGGCAATCCCCAGGTGCGCGAGGGTGTGAAAAAAGATGGTCCTGTCATTACAGACAATGGAAACTGGATTATTGACTGTACGTTCTCAGAAATTACCGATCCACTGGCGCTCGAGATTCAGATAAACAATATCCCTGGTGTTCTGTCCTGTGGCATATTCGCTGAGTTTATTGGGAAATCAAAAATAGTAATTGGAAACAGGGAATCAGCTGAGATTCTTTTAATTTGA
- a CDS encoding EF-Tu/IF-2/RF-3 family GTPase — MLGPHGYAKNIGKSGTESDITFINLKKDDDTVTIIEPTRYPDRLAPLYYAVAMSDSALVVIDAITPVLGEMVIMLDVMGIESGMIVLQNYLDKSQIAPLIRGTVLEGYEFVEDNPIELRERFLSMAGEITYPDPIPGTGFVMIDHAFNVKGIGTVVLGSVEKGTIHQHDMVTVLPGEMTCQIRSIQKHDADAKEAYQTDRVGLALKNISAEELERGMVLTTDPSIKVTSEVSGTAKVVRFWPEPLREGLVVHIGLWTQFVTGRITSVTNEADWHSCSVVIELDKEIAYLPGEKAVIHYLDGGKLRIAGSVILN, encoded by the coding sequence ATGCTCGGACCTCATGGGTATGCAAAAAATATCGGTAAATCTGGCACAGAATCTGATATTACATTTATAAATCTGAAAAAAGATGATGACACGGTAACGATTATCGAACCAACACGGTATCCTGACCGGCTGGCTCCCCTTTATTATGCCGTTGCGATGTCTGATTCTGCATTAGTGGTGATTGATGCGATTACTCCTGTGCTGGGTGAAATGGTCATCATGCTGGATGTCATGGGGATTGAGTCCGGCATGATCGTGCTGCAGAATTACCTCGATAAATCACAGATTGCACCCCTGATCCGTGGCACGGTTCTCGAAGGGTATGAGTTTGTGGAAGACAACCCAATCGAGCTTCGTGAACGGTTCCTTTCCATGGCAGGAGAGATTACGTATCCGGATCCCATTCCGGGGACCGGGTTTGTGATGATTGATCATGCCTTTAATGTGAAGGGAATCGGTACGGTTGTGCTTGGCAGTGTCGAGAAAGGAACCATCCATCAGCATGATATGGTCACGGTGCTGCCCGGAGAGATGACGTGCCAGATTCGTTCGATTCAGAAACATGATGCTGATGCCAAAGAGGCGTATCAGACAGACAGGGTTGGACTGGCCTTAAAAAATATCAGTGCTGAGGAGCTTGAGCGCGGCATGGTGCTGACGACGGACCCCTCGATAAAAGTGACCTCAGAGGTAAGCGGTACAGCAAAAGTCGTCCGGTTCTGGCCTGAACCGCTGCGCGAGGGTCTTGTCGTGCATATCGGCCTGTGGACACAGTTTGTTACCGGGCGGATTACCTCCGTTACCAATGAGGCTGACTGGCATTCCTGCTCTGTTGTGATTGAACTGGACAAGGAAATTGCATATCTCCCGGGAGAGAAGGCCGTTATTCATTATCTGGATGGCGGAAAACTCAGAATTGCCGGGTCTGTTATTCTGAACTGA
- a CDS encoding glutamate--tRNA ligase produces the protein MNGDTRDFLYKYALQNAVMHSNVPKAGAVLGALMGKHPELRPHAREYSALLSEILAEIGAMDADERRARLESLAPEMLEKKEKQKRDTGLRPLENVGDEGVVMRFAPNPSGPLHLGHSRAAYLNDYYIRKYGGKYILRIEDTDPKRVSEENYQLLLSDVDWLGIEVSEIVYQSDRMDIYYAYCEQLIAMGGAYLCTCDAEIFRDLKNNKTACPCRDQTVEQNLALWKDMLAGSFEEGQITVRVKTDIAHPDPAMREFSIFRIVASPPHPRCDARVYPLMNFSVAVDDHLLGMTHVIRGKDHIANTRRQKYIYDYFGWEQPTYFHYGRMSIEEIVLSTSAMKAGIASGEYTGWDDIHLGTLKAIARRGFSPEAVRNAMIDIGIGQTDINFSWDNLYAANKAIVDPIAKRYFFVPNPVLCHIPDVSERVARPLINPNDEAQGTRSLRFTGAVYLPGDELEDGRMLRLKDLFNVRVTKSDDGFSLEYSGDSLDEARAEHAQIVQWLPQDQAFGCMLHTPEGIIEGFCEPEVTGELNAVVQFERVGFARIDRASETDVSAYFAHK, from the coding sequence ATGAATGGAGATACTCGCGATTTTCTATATAAATATGCCCTCCAGAACGCGGTGATGCACAGCAATGTTCCGAAAGCCGGTGCTGTTCTTGGCGCCCTTATGGGGAAACATCCTGAACTTCGGCCTCATGCACGGGAATATTCTGCACTTCTGAGTGAAATTCTGGCCGAAATCGGAGCGATGGATGCTGATGAACGCCGTGCTCGTCTGGAGTCGCTTGCTCCGGAAATGCTGGAAAAAAAGGAGAAGCAGAAGAGAGATACCGGTCTTCGTCCCCTGGAAAATGTCGGGGACGAGGGTGTTGTCATGCGCTTTGCCCCGAATCCTTCCGGTCCTCTTCATCTCGGTCATTCCCGTGCTGCATACCTGAATGATTACTATATCAGAAAGTATGGCGGCAAATATATTCTCCGGATTGAAGATACGGACCCGAAACGGGTGAGCGAAGAGAATTATCAGCTGCTCCTTTCAGATGTGGACTGGCTCGGTATCGAGGTGAGTGAAATTGTGTATCAGAGCGACCGGATGGATATCTATTATGCATACTGCGAGCAGCTGATTGCAATGGGCGGTGCGTATTTGTGCACCTGTGATGCAGAGATATTCAGGGATCTCAAGAACAACAAAACAGCATGTCCATGCAGAGATCAGACCGTTGAGCAGAATCTTGCGCTCTGGAAGGATATGCTCGCAGGGAGTTTTGAAGAAGGGCAGATCACCGTCCGGGTGAAGACCGATATCGCTCATCCCGACCCGGCAATGCGTGAGTTCTCCATCTTCAGAATTGTGGCAAGCCCCCCACATCCCCGGTGCGATGCACGGGTATACCCTCTGATGAACTTCTCTGTTGCAGTGGACGATCATCTCCTGGGCATGACCCATGTCATACGGGGGAAAGACCATATCGCAAATACCCGCAGACAGAAGTACATCTATGATTATTTTGGGTGGGAGCAGCCGACCTATTTCCATTATGGCCGGATGTCCATTGAAGAGATTGTGCTTTCCACGTCCGCAATGAAGGCAGGTATTGCCTCCGGGGAGTACACCGGCTGGGATGACATTCATCTTGGCACGCTGAAGGCAATCGCACGGAGAGGTTTTTCCCCGGAAGCAGTCCGGAATGCAATGATCGACATCGGCATCGGACAGACGGATATCAATTTCTCCTGGGACAATCTCTATGCAGCCAATAAAGCGATTGTTGATCCGATAGCAAAACGGTATTTCTTTGTTCCAAACCCGGTATTATGCCATATTCCCGATGTGTCAGAGCGGGTTGCACGCCCGTTGATAAACCCCAATGATGAAGCACAGGGTACCCGTTCGCTGCGGTTCACCGGTGCTGTTTACCTGCCGGGTGATGAACTTGAGGATGGCAGGATGCTCAGGCTCAAAGATCTCTTTAATGTCCGGGTAACGAAGTCTGATGATGGGTTTTCCCTGGAATATTCCGGTGATTCTCTGGATGAGGCACGGGCGGAACATGCACAGATTGTTCAGTGGCTCCCTCAGGATCAGGCTTTCGGATGTATGCTTCATACACCTGAGGGCATCATCGAGGGGTTCTGTGAACCTGAAGTCACCGGCGAACTGAATGCGGTTGTTCAGTTTGAGCGGGTAGGATTTGCACGGATAGACCGTGCGTCTGAAACGGACGTTTCAGCATATTTTGCCCACAAATAA
- a CDS encoding polyprenyl synthetase family protein, which yields MDLGAYLEGVAEQIDIVLDREFGTLPGELNKASAHLLLAGGKRLRPAVVMLAADLVQKGRSQDILPAALALEVTHTFTLVHDDIMDGDAVRRGVPTVHTKWDEPTAILAGDVLYAHAFELICAAIASDIAKVRSVNALAKACADLCEGQHMDIHFENRDDVDEIEYIEMVSKKTGILYAAAAAIGATLAGGNVQQVNSLYEWGLNSGVAFQIQDDLIDLMADAATSGKDRASDLREGKQTLVAILARDRGIDLTKYRKPILSDAEIDEAIGLLEEAGVIADVRNEALGRVERAKKMLALFPDCNEKDILLQITDYFVSRGY from the coding sequence ATGGATCTTGGTGCATATCTGGAAGGTGTTGCTGAACAAATAGATATTGTTCTGGACCGTGAATTCGGCACATTGCCGGGAGAACTGAACAAGGCAAGCGCCCACCTCCTTCTTGCCGGAGGGAAGCGCCTGCGGCCTGCTGTCGTCATGCTTGCTGCAGACCTTGTGCAGAAAGGCCGATCACAGGACATCCTGCCTGCAGCGCTTGCGCTCGAAGTCACTCACACCTTCACTCTTGTTCATGATGATATCATGGACGGAGATGCGGTACGCCGTGGTGTTCCGACCGTGCATACAAAATGGGACGAACCTACGGCAATTCTTGCAGGTGATGTGCTCTATGCACATGCCTTTGAGCTGATATGCGCCGCAATTGCATCTGACATTGCAAAGGTCAGATCGGTGAATGCCCTTGCAAAGGCATGTGCGGATCTCTGTGAGGGACAGCATATGGATATTCATTTCGAAAACAGGGATGATGTTGACGAGATTGAATATATTGAGATGGTCTCCAAAAAAACCGGGATCCTATATGCGGCTGCAGCAGCAATCGGCGCAACGCTTGCCGGCGGCAATGTTCAGCAGGTTAATTCCCTCTATGAATGGGGCCTGAACAGCGGGGTCGCATTTCAGATTCAGGATGACCTGATCGATCTGATGGCTGACGCTGCAACCAGTGGCAAGGACCGTGCATCTGATCTTCGTGAAGGGAAACAGACGCTTGTGGCAATTCTGGCAAGAGACAGGGGAATTGATCTTACGAAGTACCGGAAACCCATTCTGAGTGACGCTGAAATTGATGAGGCCATCGGTCTTCTCGAAGAGGCGGGTGTCATTGCTGACGTCAGGAATGAAGCTCTTGGCCGTGTTGAACGGGCAAAGAAGATGCTTGCTCTTTTCCCTGACTGCAATGAAAAAGACATTCTTCTCCAGATAACTGATTATTTTGTTTCCAGAGGCTATTAA
- a CDS encoding RNase J family beta-CASP ribonuclease: MKVEVIAVGGYNEVGRNMTAVRCGKEIVIFDMGLRLDQIMIHEDAEVENLHSLDLIEMKAIPDDTIMNTVEGTVKAIVCTHGHLDHIGAIPKLAHRYDAPIIGTPYTAALIRQQIEGEKRFVVNNPVFDLPAGKKYRYEISQNLSLEFITVQHSIIDTVMAVLHTPRGAIVYANDFKLDRTPVLGDPPNIARMREVGKEGVLALITESVNVNMPGRCPSERIAQRLVRDVMTCYEDEKSAMFVGTFASNIARVKMIAECAHEIGRKPVLLGRSMERYSSTAEQMKLVGFPRGMTMRGNRRTVDKMFRTIMKEGKDQYVPIVTGSQGEPGAILTRLASGQTPFKIEKGDKILYSAKVIPNPMNYGQRHTQEVLLRMKGARLFSDLHVSGHAYREEHYEVLHLFNPQHVIPSHGDIDMTGGYLKLAEDCGYTLNNDAHILRNGQKLLIN, encoded by the coding sequence ATGAAAGTTGAAGTAATTGCTGTCGGCGGGTATAACGAAGTCGGCAGAAATATGACTGCCGTGCGGTGCGGCAAAGAGATTGTCATTTTTGACATGGGACTCCGCCTCGATCAGATAATGATTCATGAGGATGCCGAAGTTGAAAATCTGCATTCTCTTGATTTAATTGAGATGAAGGCAATCCCTGACGATACCATAATGAATACCGTTGAGGGCACTGTTAAGGCGATTGTCTGTACGCATGGCCATCTGGACCATATCGGTGCCATACCGAAACTTGCACACCGGTATGATGCTCCGATCATCGGGACGCCATATACTGCAGCCCTAATCAGGCAGCAGATTGAGGGGGAAAAGCGATTTGTTGTCAATAATCCGGTTTTTGATCTGCCCGCGGGGAAGAAATACCGGTATGAAATCTCACAGAATCTGTCCCTTGAATTCATCACCGTACAGCATTCTATCATTGACACCGTAATGGCTGTGCTGCACACCCCGCGTGGTGCCATAGTATATGCCAATGATTTCAAGCTGGACCGGACACCGGTGCTTGGAGACCCCCCCAACATTGCACGCATGCGTGAGGTTGGAAAAGAGGGAGTGCTTGCGCTCATTACCGAGAGTGTGAATGTGAACATGCCCGGCCGCTGCCCCAGCGAACGCATTGCCCAGCGCCTTGTCAGGGATGTAATGACCTGCTATGAGGATGAAAAATCTGCGATGTTTGTGGGCACATTTGCCTCCAATATTGCACGGGTCAAAATGATTGCCGAGTGTGCACATGAGATTGGTCGCAAACCGGTGCTTCTTGGCCGTTCGATGGAGCGGTATTCATCCACTGCAGAACAGATGAAACTTGTCGGATTTCCCCGCGGTATGACAATGCGGGGCAACCGTCGTACGGTTGACAAGATGTTCCGCACCATTATGAAAGAAGGGAAAGACCAGTATGTCCCGATTGTCACCGGCAGTCAGGGTGAACCGGGTGCAATTCTTACCCGTCTTGCTTCCGGACAGACACCGTTTAAGATTGAGAAAGGGGATAAGATTCTCTATAGTGCAAAGGTTATCCCCAACCCGATGAATTACGGGCAGCGCCATACACAGGAAGTGCTTCTCCGTATGAAAGGTGCACGTCTGTTTTCTGACCTGCATGTCAGTGGGCATGCATACCGTGAAGAACATTATGAAGTGCTTCATCTGTTCAATCCACAGCATGTTATCCCGTCTCACGGTGATATTGATATGACCGGAGGATATCTGAAACTTGCAGAGGACTGCGGTTATACCCTGAACAACGATGCCCACATACTGAGAAACGGGCAGAAATTACTCATAAATTAG
- the fni gene encoding type 2 isopentenyl-diphosphate Delta-isomerase: MITSSRKKEHLDICCNENIVAGRAGFDDVRLVHNALPECNMDAVDLGVRFLDHQLKAPVFIAAMTGGHPDTKQVNATLATAAEEFGLAMGVGSQRAALENPEMEDSFTIVRERAPHAFLCGNLGIIQLRDKGAEWADKAVEMIDAQALCIHLNPLQEAIQPEGDHDSAGCLDALRELCSSCRYPVIVKETGCGISRECARQVLAAGASAIDVGGLGGTSWAAVEQFRAENPMQQALGLHFADWGIPTAVSVSEASRAGGPVIATGGLNSGTDIAKAIALGASLGGMALALLQPAMDGYESLCDKIHQIQTEIRVSCYLTGSRNPSELKNVRKYITGITGEMLQYEE, from the coding sequence ATGATAACATCCTCTCGGAAAAAAGAGCATCTGGATATCTGCTGCAATGAGAATATTGTAGCCGGGAGGGCCGGATTTGATGATGTCCGCCTGGTTCATAATGCGCTTCCGGAGTGTAATATGGATGCAGTGGATCTCGGTGTACGATTCCTGGATCACCAGCTGAAGGCGCCAGTCTTTATTGCTGCAATGACAGGGGGGCATCCCGATACGAAGCAGGTGAATGCCACTCTTGCAACAGCTGCAGAGGAATTCGGCCTTGCCATGGGTGTTGGATCGCAGCGCGCTGCCCTTGAAAATCCTGAGATGGAAGACAGCTTTACCATTGTCCGTGAACGGGCACCCCATGCATTCCTGTGCGGAAATCTGGGTATTATCCAGCTGAGGGATAAAGGCGCCGAATGGGCGGATAAGGCAGTTGAGATGATTGACGCTCAGGCACTCTGCATACACTTAAACCCCCTCCAGGAGGCCATTCAGCCGGAAGGCGATCATGATTCTGCCGGATGTCTGGACGCACTGCGTGAACTCTGTTCATCATGCCGGTACCCGGTCATTGTAAAAGAGACCGGCTGCGGCATATCACGGGAATGTGCCAGGCAGGTTTTGGCTGCCGGTGCATCTGCGATTGATGTAGGCGGTCTTGGCGGCACGTCGTGGGCAGCGGTGGAACAGTTTCGCGCAGAAAATCCGATGCAGCAGGCACTGGGCCTGCATTTTGCAGACTGGGGCATACCTACAGCAGTCAGCGTATCAGAAGCATCCCGGGCAGGTGGTCCGGTCATTGCAACCGGTGGGCTGAATTCAGGTACAGATATTGCCAAAGCAATCGCTCTCGGGGCCAGTCTGGGAGGAATGGCGCTTGCCCTTCTGCAGCCGGCAATGGATGGATATGAGAGTCTGTGTGACAAAATCCACCAAATTCAGACAGAGATTCGGGTGTCGTGTTATCTGACAGGTTCCAGGAACCCCTCCGAATTAAAGAACGTACGAAAATATATCACCGGAATTACGGGTGAAATGCTACAATATGAGGAATGA
- a CDS encoding isopentenyl phosphate kinase, with protein sequence MKETVLIKLGGSVITDKSGDCTVHTENLEHISRVISSHPGIQFLIVHGAGSCGHPEAKRHHLDKGLDPNNKSGIFITHSAVLKLNTAVVNALRANGVEAVGIHPLDACTAKNGRLESFSHQPVAMLVHQGIVPVLHGDVVMDSVRGACIVSGDQLVREIPARIHVDRIGLATDVAGVLCNGKVVPLINRETVAEIEIGESDNTDVTGGMIGKLTELLRLSDEGTESTIFHLSRLEDYLDGREHGGTVVTGNRV encoded by the coding sequence ATGAAAGAAACCGTATTGATAAAACTGGGCGGTAGCGTAATCACCGATAAGAGTGGTGACTGCACTGTTCATACCGAAAATCTTGAACACATTTCCCGGGTTATTTCCAGCCATCCCGGCATACAGTTTCTTATCGTTCATGGCGCAGGATCCTGTGGTCATCCTGAGGCGAAACGCCATCACCTTGATAAAGGGTTAGACCCTAATAATAAATCAGGTATATTTATCACACACAGTGCAGTTTTAAAACTGAACACTGCGGTGGTAAACGCGCTTCGTGCCAACGGTGTGGAAGCAGTAGGCATTCACCCGCTTGATGCATGTACTGCGAAAAACGGACGTCTTGAATCATTCAGCCATCAGCCGGTTGCGATGCTGGTGCACCAGGGAATTGTGCCTGTCCTCCACGGAGATGTGGTGATGGACAGTGTACGGGGAGCCTGCATTGTATCCGGTGATCAACTGGTACGGGAAATCCCGGCGAGGATACATGTTGACCGCATTGGGCTTGCTACCGATGTGGCCGGTGTACTCTGTAATGGGAAAGTAGTTCCTCTGATTAACCGGGAGACGGTGGCTGAGATTGAAATCGGAGAGTCGGACAATACAGATGTGACCGGAGGCATGATTGGAAAGCTGACGGAGCTTCTGAGGCTTTCGGATGAAGGAACAGAATCGACAATCTTTCATCTGTCCAGACTGGAAGATTATCTCGACGGGCGCGAACATGGTGGAACCGTGGTTACCGGAAACAGGGTATAG
- the mvk gene encoding mevalonate kinase yields MAVWSAPGKVFLFGEHAVVYGKSGIAMAIKPRVYVTVRKTRHPPRVKSPYLEKCFELMGVNGSVYIHSQLPSSSGLGSSAAVTVATLSAISDEFDLGYGKPDIAAMAHSVEKSVQKGRASPTDTYVSTFGGVLLIQGDIKRRLPPEDFHLVIGNTMVSHSTARMVEQVSKFRAADPDIVNPILDAIEAVTMRSLHVFQDQRALGRYMDINHELLEALGVGHPALTRLVTAARAAGAYGAKITGAGGGGSMVALCPKRSKSKIAGAIEGCDGRAIITTIDNEGARKEKEDERNRIDKTGR; encoded by the coding sequence TTGGCAGTATGGAGCGCACCTGGCAAGGTATTTTTATTTGGTGAGCACGCGGTTGTCTACGGCAAGTCAGGGATTGCAATGGCAATTAAACCGCGGGTGTATGTGACAGTTCGAAAAACACGGCACCCTCCCCGGGTGAAATCACCATATCTCGAAAAATGTTTTGAATTAATGGGAGTCAACGGAAGTGTGTATATTCATTCCCAGCTTCCCAGTTCTTCCGGTCTGGGCTCTTCTGCGGCAGTCACCGTTGCAACCCTTTCAGCAATCAGCGATGAATTTGATCTGGGATATGGAAAACCCGATATTGCAGCGATGGCGCATTCTGTTGAAAAAAGTGTGCAGAAAGGGCGTGCAAGTCCTACTGACACCTACGTTTCAACTTTTGGAGGTGTCCTCCTGATTCAGGGAGATATTAAACGGCGACTTCCGCCGGAAGATTTCCATCTGGTGATTGGGAATACCATGGTGTCGCATTCGACAGCCCGGATGGTGGAGCAGGTTAGTAAATTCCGTGCGGCAGATCCGGATATTGTGAATCCCATACTTGATGCCATTGAGGCTGTCACCATGCGTTCACTGCATGTTTTTCAGGATCAGCGGGCTCTGGGGAGATATATGGACATCAACCATGAACTTCTTGAAGCACTCGGTGTGGGTCATCCTGCGCTGACCCGTCTTGTGACAGCAGCACGTGCAGCGGGTGCCTATGGCGCAAAGATTACCGGGGCAGGTGGCGGAGGGTCGATGGTGGCTCTCTGTCCGAAACGATCAAAATCCAAAATAGCCGGTGCCATCGAAGGATGCGACGGCAGGGCAATTATTACAACAATCGATAATGAAGGCGCACGCAAGGAGAAGGAAGATGAAAGAAACCGTATTGATAAAACTGGGCGGTAG
- the amrB gene encoding AmmeMemoRadiSam system protein B: MGVRKPTLAGLWYPDDPVILSSLLTSFFTKATGLPDCFGVVSPHAGYTYSGQVMATSYSCFDRHFAGTFLVIAPSHRGIGPYTSELDWDTPLGTVACNKVLARSLGVPLSDRAIQAEENSLELQMPFIKHRFPDAHVVPVLMGPQDYAHSLSLAETIWNSAALSAGDVRIVASSDFSHYVPADVAKKNDAYAIEGLYDLDISSFYQRLREYNVSACGYGPISVMATLTRHMGATHGALIQYMTSGDTTGDMAQVVGYASIAAV; the protein is encoded by the coding sequence ATGGGTGTCAGAAAACCCACGCTTGCGGGACTATGGTATCCGGATGATCCAGTCATTCTTTCTTCTTTATTAACCTCTTTTTTTACCAAAGCGACCGGTTTGCCTGACTGTTTTGGTGTTGTGTCTCCCCATGCGGGGTATACGTATTCCGGGCAGGTGATGGCGACATCGTATTCGTGCTTCGACAGGCATTTTGCCGGTACATTCCTGGTAATCGCACCAAGCCACCGGGGTATCGGACCATATACATCAGAATTGGACTGGGATACACCGCTTGGAACGGTTGCCTGCAACAAGGTACTTGCCCGTTCTCTTGGGGTCCCTCTTTCTGACAGGGCAATACAGGCTGAGGAGAACTCGCTGGAACTTCAGATGCCGTTTATCAAACACCGTTTCCCTGATGCACACGTTGTTCCGGTGCTCATGGGCCCCCAGGATTATGCACATTCCCTCTCGCTTGCAGAAACCATCTGGAATTCTGCCGCTCTCTCTGCAGGAGATGTACGCATTGTCGCTTCCAGTGATTTTTCCCATTATGTCCCGGCAGATGTTGCAAAAAAGAATGATGCCTATGCAATTGAGGGACTTTATGACCTTGACATCAGTTCTTTTTATCAGCGGCTGCGTGAATATAATGTTAGTGCATGTGGATACGGGCCAATTTCTGTAATGGCAACTCTGACCCGTCACATGGGGGCTACGCACGGAGCATTAATACAATACATGACAAGCGGTGATACAACCGGCGATATGGCGCAGGTTGTTGGATACGCATCAATAGCGGCGGTATAA
- the rpsB gene encoding 30S ribosomal protein S2 — translation MNTNEIEIELKESLVPVEEYLAAGVHIGTQQKSKDMKKFIYRVRGDGLYILDIQETDSRIKTAAEFIAKYDAPKVLVVTSRQYGQYPAKKFATAIGGTYKVGRFIPGMMTNQNIPNYIEPDVVVVTDPIGDAQAIKEAVQSGIPVVALCDTNNMTKYIDLVIPTNNKGRKALSMVYFLLTREILKARGIATSLTQEDFEIDL, via the coding sequence ATGAATACAAATGAAATAGAAATCGAACTGAAAGAATCACTCGTCCCTGTGGAGGAGTACCTTGCTGCCGGAGTACACATCGGAACGCAGCAGAAGAGTAAGGACATGAAAAAATTCATCTACCGCGTACGCGGAGATGGTTTGTACATTCTTGACATCCAGGAAACAGACAGCAGAATTAAAACTGCTGCTGAATTCATCGCAAAATATGATGCACCAAAGGTGCTCGTTGTAACCTCCCGTCAGTATGGTCAGTACCCTGCCAAGAAATTTGCAACCGCTATCGGCGGAACCTATAAGGTTGGCAGATTCATTCCGGGAATGATGACGAACCAGAATATACCCAATTATATCGAACCTGATGTTGTTGTCGTGACCGACCCCATTGGTGATGCTCAGGCAATCAAAGAGGCTGTTCAGAGTGGTATTCCGGTTGTTGCACTCTGTGATACCAACAATATGACTAAATACATTGACCTCGTAATCCCGACCAATAACAAAGGTCGAAAAGCACTTTCAATGGTCTACTTCCTCTTAACAAGGGAAATTCTGAAGGCACGTGGCATTGCAACGTCACTGACTCAGGAAGACTTTGAAATCGATCTGTAA